ATCAGTTCAATCAGAACTGGGGTTATAATGCCCAAATGCCTCcccaacaacaacaaaattatcCACCTGCAGGACCACCTCCACCACCTCGCCAACAATACCCGTATGCtcaaccaccaccaccaccgcccCCGGAGTCGTCGTACCCCCCTCCacccccaccaccaccaccacaacaACAACCACAGCAGCCCCCAATGTATTATCCAGCTAGCCAGTATACTCAAAATTCTATGTATAACCTTCAACCACCATTGCAGCCATTGCAACCACCACTtccacctccaccaccttcATCTCCGCCACCTAGTTCCTCTATtccaccaccacctcctcctagttctcctccaccaccaccacctcctaAGGAGATTGATAGTGGAGGTTCACGATTCAATGATCACGATAGAAGGATGTCTAAGGATGTTTCTAGGCTTGATTCACGTGATCATGGGCATCCGAGGCAGCACAAGCCTCCAGTGCCACCACAAATGGTCAAGAAGGTCAGTGGAGGTACAGGTAGAGTGGAGACGGAGGAGGAGAGGAGGTTAAGGAAGAAGAAGGAGTTTGAGAAGCAGAGGCAAGAGGAGAAGCAAAGGCAACAAATGAAGGAGTCTCAGAATGCAGCAATGCAGAAGACTCATATGATGGCTTCTGCTAAAGGAGGCCATGGGTCAATTGTAGGGTCCAGAATGGGGGATAGGAGGGCTACTCCATTTCTAAGTGGTGAGAGGATTGAGAATAGGTTAAAAAAGCCCACTACATTCTTGTGCAAGTTGAAGTGAGTATCTTTATGTCCAGTATGATTCTGCTTTTGTGTTGTGTTCTGTTTGTAgccttcaaattttcaagttgCTTGAACATATATGTTACAATGGATTTATATTTtgaaagcaaaaaagaaagaaaaatctgTATTTGTTATGCCATAGTGAGTGTATATGGTGCATTCTTGCCTATTAAGTGCTGtgtttgttatttgttataaattttcaCTATAATATGAATAATGGAATCTGGATTTTATCAAGAGTAATTCTATGTGCACTCAGTTTTGAATACTCATTAGTTACCTAAATGATGTCTCATCATATGATTTGGTgtaactttatctttaattcaatttcactTAATCAcgtgatgatacatcatttgaGTACTCAATCTCAAAActgggtatatatagttttattgatttttcaatatgGTATGTTTGGCAAGCATCATTAGtctcaaacgagcttttacttTGTTCTCCTATActattaacatgttattttaaCACCTGAACTATTGTGTAGATTCCGTAATGAGCTTCCTGACCCAAGTGCACAGCCAAAGCTTATGACTTTGAAGAAAGACAAAGATCGGTATGCAACATTTCTGAATTTTTCTTGATATATTAATGCCTTTCATGTGTGTATGGAAATGTAATTACTTCCTATGTTTCCATGTTAACTGAACAAAATTGTCCAAGAAATATTTGTCACCAAGAAGAGATGACATAGTAAGGCAAATGAAGGCCAGATAAATTCATAAGGTTGGTAACACGCATTAAATGGACTATTTTGAAGACTAGGATATGAAAGACTTGAAACAAGCCTTTGTCCACTTTATGTTGCAAAGATAGAGGGAAAAAGTTTAGTTTGTTGTCTTCATGCATCAAGAATTCATATTCTGATTTTGTTGTGTATCAATGCCATGTTAATCTTCTTATTGTCTATCGCAGATTTACAAGATACACTATTACTTCTCTGGAGAAGAATTACAAGCCCCAGCTGTATGTTGAGCCAGATCTTGGGATACCTCTGGACCTGCTTGACCTTAATGTTTACAAGTATTATCTCTTACCACTTTAAGCTTGTTGAAGAATCTCATAATTTTGCTGTCATGGCAGTATTGATTGTTGTATCTTCTGCTTGTTTAATTAGTCCTCCCAAGGGTGTCAGAATACCTCTTGCTCCAGAAGATGAGGAGTTGTTGCGGGATGATGATGTGGTTACCCCTGTAAAGAAAGATGGTATAAGGAAAAAAGAACGGCCAACTGATAAAGGTGTTTCTTGGCTAGTTAAGACTCAGTATATATCTCCTCTTAGCATGGAATCAACAAGACTGGTACTTGATAAGTACACAATTTTATATCTGATTTTTTTGGACAAATATTGATGAAAGCTTTGCTGTAACAAAATACATTGATTTTTGCAGTCTTTGACTGAAAAACAAgcaaaagaaatgaaagagaTGAAGGGAGGCCGTAACATTTTAGATAACCTTAATGATAGGTTTGTGCTATCCAAACCTGTTCACTATTTACAGTATTGGACCATAAAAACTTTATGAGGGAACTTCCATCCTTTTTTATTGAAGACGTTAAAAGTTTTGCAGAGATAGACAGATCAAGGACATTGAGGCATCATTTGAGGCTTCAAAGCTGCGCCCTATTCATTCAACCAATAAAAGTTTACGTCCTGTTCAGATTTGGCCTCTGGTACCTGATTTCGAGAGGTATGAACAATTTTGtgcctttaatttttttttatttttcttttgtgcaAACATTTTCTATTCAAGCTCTATGAAGTTTAATAGTGAATTAGTTTCTCTTCTATTATTGGAAAGAAGATCTAGAAACCGGGACTACTAGCGAATTCAAGATTTCCCAAGCTTGTGTTGTTTTGAATACAAGGCTGAATGAACTGTTTTCATCAAACATGCACTCTTCATAAGTAGAATAATGCTCTGACTAAATTAATGTTTGTCTTCTGTCATAATAGAGGATATGGTTGTTTTCTAATTGGatcttattttcaaaatttagtcaTTGATGTTTATATCACACACCATCATGTTGGTAATAATTTTGAGCCCTTGTGATGCAACTTTGCTAGGTATGATGATCAATTTGTTGTGGCTTTATTTGATGGTGTTCCAACAGCGGATTCAGAAATCTACAGCAGGCTGGACCAGTCTGTCCGTGATGAGCATGAATCACGGGtcagtatatatatacaataaaactatgtgtacacactttaaatacacaaaatagGTAAATAGATGATCtataatcatgtgattgagttattttgaattaaagataaagtaacactcaattgtatattaacacatcatctgtatactcattttgtgtactcaaagtgtgtacatataacattattcatatataaaatgttgTTGTAGCATAGATGTATAACAGTGATGGTTCAGCAAAAATGATTCATGACAAAGCTGAGGTTAATTTATTTAAGGCCAGCCTTATCAACTTAGAACTGTT
Above is a genomic segment from Mangifera indica cultivar Alphonso chromosome 3, CATAS_Mindica_2.1, whole genome shotgun sequence containing:
- the LOC123212086 gene encoding protein PAF1 homolog, producing MASYRPFAPPPQSSFPPPPPPTNQNPTQPAPPPPPASTQPPQRPNQFNQNWGYNAQMPPQQQQNYPPAGPPPPPRQQYPYAQPPPPPPPESSYPPPPPPPPPQQQPQQPPMYYPASQYTQNSMYNLQPPLQPLQPPLPPPPPSSPPPSSSIPPPPPPSSPPPPPPPKEIDSGGSRFNDHDRRMSKDVSRLDSRDHGHPRQHKPPVPPQMVKKVSGGTGRVETEEERRLRKKKEFEKQRQEEKQRQQMKESQNAAMQKTHMMASAKGGHGSIVGSRMGDRRATPFLSGERIENRLKKPTTFLCKLKFRNELPDPSAQPKLMTLKKDKDRFTRYTITSLEKNYKPQLYVEPDLGIPLDLLDLNVYNPPKGVRIPLAPEDEELLRDDDVVTPVKKDGIRKKERPTDKGVSWLVKTQYISPLSMESTRLSLTEKQAKEMKEMKGGRNILDNLNDRDRQIKDIEASFEASKLRPIHSTNKSLRPVQIWPLVPDFERYDDQFVVALFDGVPTADSEIYSRLDQSVRDEHESRAVMKSYVATGSDPANPDKFLAYMVPSVDELSKDMYDENEDVSFSWVREYHWDVRGDDADDPTSYLVSFDDDEARYVPLPTKLNLRKKRAREGRANEDVEHFPVPSRLTVRRRSSVAVIEPKDAGAYSNSRGTSSKMARLDAEDSLGRSRKLSRHQDLYHSSGAEDDLSD